The following proteins are encoded in a genomic region of Reichenbachiella sp.:
- a CDS encoding tetratricopeptide repeat protein, with the protein MKRFFYLILIIIPTLGAAQNSNQVQLANEYYMNGELDKALDIYEKLAGNPQYIQQIHNNYLNILITKGEYKQAEKHLKKATRYYPSNVFYQIDLGLLYQEMGQIEKANETFNQTIENSKENKYLIGTAAQYFISKQLTPYALQAYQQARKSNKDKTSYALELANTYRLLDQQSEMIEEYLVFASIRPNNLRYVKNILQNILQKEEAIQNFQEILIDKVQKNPNEKIYPELLIWVNLQQNNFYGAYIQARAVDKKFKTHGNRVMNIGHIALENKAYDDAIQIYTYVTKTYPNTGNYITARRQIIKAREEKVKNDFPVEKTAIRELTYEYKQLILDIGVNAQTIEAFRSKALLHAFYLDELDSAINILNEIILAPRINPSLKAKSKLDLGDIYLLTGDPWEATLLYSQVEKSNKDSPIGYEAKLKNAQLNYFQGNFELAKSHLDILKLATTREIANDALALSLLIQDNTALDSSDFVMKKFANIELMLFQNKKDSALLAFEQMLKDYPGHSLTDEIYWKMARINLELGNFENSLLELQAILSGYPTDILGDDAMFLSAQIYEEHLYDYTKAMEIYRDFLITYPGSVYVAEARKRFRKLRGDNIN; encoded by the coding sequence ATGAAGAGATTTTTTTATCTGATATTAATAATAATTCCTACGCTGGGGGCGGCGCAAAATTCTAACCAAGTGCAACTCGCTAATGAGTATTACATGAATGGTGAATTAGATAAGGCGCTCGATATTTATGAAAAGTTAGCCGGCAATCCACAATACATTCAGCAGATCCATAATAATTATCTCAACATTTTAATAACGAAGGGAGAATACAAACAGGCAGAGAAACATCTGAAGAAAGCCACTAGATATTATCCTTCTAACGTTTTTTATCAGATCGACTTGGGATTGCTTTATCAAGAGATGGGTCAAATCGAAAAAGCCAATGAGACTTTCAACCAGACCATAGAAAACTCCAAAGAAAATAAATACCTCATTGGAACCGCTGCTCAATATTTTATTAGTAAGCAGCTAACACCCTATGCACTCCAGGCTTATCAACAAGCTAGAAAAAGTAATAAGGATAAAACTAGTTATGCATTGGAATTAGCGAATACTTATCGACTGCTGGATCAACAATCTGAAATGATTGAAGAGTATTTGGTTTTTGCTTCGATTAGACCAAACAACTTGAGGTATGTAAAAAACATTCTCCAGAACATTCTTCAAAAAGAAGAGGCCATTCAAAATTTTCAAGAGATCCTAATTGATAAAGTTCAAAAAAACCCAAATGAAAAAATCTACCCTGAATTGTTGATCTGGGTAAATTTGCAACAGAATAATTTTTATGGTGCCTATATCCAAGCAAGAGCTGTGGATAAAAAGTTCAAGACACATGGAAACAGAGTGATGAATATTGGCCACATCGCTTTAGAGAATAAAGCTTATGATGATGCCATTCAGATCTACACTTATGTCACAAAAACATATCCTAACACTGGCAATTATATCACAGCTCGACGTCAGATAATAAAAGCAAGAGAGGAAAAAGTGAAAAACGATTTTCCAGTTGAAAAAACGGCGATTCGAGAATTGACTTATGAATATAAGCAGTTGATTTTGGACATTGGTGTAAATGCCCAGACGATTGAAGCGTTTAGAAGCAAGGCGCTTCTCCATGCCTTTTATTTGGATGAGTTAGATTCAGCAATCAATATTTTGAATGAAATAATTTTGGCACCTAGAATTAACCCATCTCTAAAAGCAAAAAGTAAATTGGACTTGGGAGATATTTATCTATTGACGGGTGATCCTTGGGAAGCTACCTTGCTTTATTCGCAAGTAGAAAAAAGTAATAAGGATAGTCCGATAGGCTATGAAGCGAAACTGAAAAACGCACAGCTAAATTATTTTCAGGGAAACTTTGAGCTAGCTAAAAGTCATCTGGATATTTTAAAATTGGCTACTACCCGAGAGATTGCCAATGATGCATTGGCTTTGAGTTTGCTGATCCAGGACAACACGGCATTGGACTCTTCTGATTTTGTAATGAAAAAATTTGCCAATATTGAGCTCATGCTTTTTCAAAATAAAAAAGACAGTGCTCTACTGGCTTTTGAACAAATGCTCAAAGATTATCCTGGTCATTCACTCACAGATGAGATCTATTGGAAGATGGCACGCATCAATCTTGAATTGGGCAACTTTGAAAATTCACTACTCGAATTGCAGGCAATTCTCAGTGGTTATCCCACAGATATATTGGGTGATGATGCTATGTTCTTATCTGCACAGATTTATGAGGAACATTTGTATGACTATACCAAGGCCATGGAAATTTACAGAGACTTCTTAATTACCTATCCAGGGAGTGTGTATGTGGCTGAAGCCAGAAAAAGATTTCGTAAGCTAAGAGGAGATAATATCAATTAA
- a CDS encoding MarR family transcriptional regulator, translating into MRKEETVDYHIKVVWHAISRMYNQGGATKGITASSGFVLLNIDQEEGTPATKIAPLLGMESRSLTRMLKTMEETGLIYRERDTEDKRSVRIYLTEAGKKQRDFSRKAVIYFNDKVREAVSPKKLEAFFEVMTTIDSIIEENKNLDQKIQLIENE; encoded by the coding sequence ATGCGTAAAGAAGAAACGGTCGATTATCATATCAAAGTAGTTTGGCACGCCATATCTAGAATGTATAATCAAGGAGGTGCCACGAAAGGAATTACCGCCTCTTCAGGATTTGTACTTCTCAATATTGATCAGGAAGAAGGAACGCCCGCTACCAAAATTGCTCCGCTATTAGGTATGGAATCCAGAAGTTTGACACGCATGCTAAAAACTATGGAGGAGACAGGTTTGATTTATAGAGAGCGAGACACCGAAGACAAACGTTCGGTTCGTATTTATCTAACCGAAGCAGGAAAAAAACAAAGAGATTTTTCTAGAAAAGCGGTTATCTATTTTAATGATAAAGTAAGAGAAGCTGTATCGCCTAAAAAACTAGAAGCCTTCTTTGAAGTGATGACTACTATCGACAGTATAATAGAAGAAAATAAAAATCTTGACCAAAAAATACAATTGATCGAAAATGAATAG